A stretch of the Papaver somniferum cultivar HN1 chromosome 6, ASM357369v1, whole genome shotgun sequence genome encodes the following:
- the LOC113288027 gene encoding lysine-specific demethylase JMJ25-like isoform X1, with protein sequence MAILAPANSMQSLIQTSEVGWNFSVETKRLQGFSLTQKRTSINRKRKRVGEIPVFDVPKKEPCNQRSARVSKMVLSDESEEEQLPPKKMGERQRFKRAKLRMVLSDESEEGQIPSKKQRVRLSFDSEEVTRTTRRSRCSVEKNSDPESLTSTSSTSVSSSSSSSIAANEENIAKTRSMRKAKARNDTTNKNGEKKRVRCHQCNRNDRKTVVQCDNCKQSLYCIQCIRKWYPELSEVEIFETCPLCRGNCNCNLCLIKHRAFKSTQGDVVKPKIIQHAQYLVHSLLPFLKQIHEEQSLEMEVEAGIQGISSSEIQLTEAPFYSDERVYCNNCATSIVDLHRSCQSCTYELCLSCCREIRKGNLLGGADEVLYNYSYRGFDYMHGGDPLSESSDVSRCMDQVETFTKWYSHDNGAVPCPPKEMGGCGNQILELKRIFPSYWIPDLKIKAEEIEKTYEVGRSLTHYNVITTNNEMLRRAASREKSDDNFLYCPSSMDILDLVSFQKHWIKGEPVIVRNVLARTTGLSWEPDVMLRAMSCNVDMETGAELSEEVKVIDCLSGCEVQISAQQFFKGYTAGRAYKNSWPEMLKLKDWPPSAKFEDYLPRHSDEFITALPFQEYTDPTHGLLNLVVKLPDECIKPDMGPKTYIAYGIAEELGRGDSVTKLHCDMSDAVNILTHTSEVVLTEEQRSIVQMQKKKHRAQDAKERLGLSPMDQEIQHRNIAAETNRPRDDDDDIANPTFPGFAPPEEESGSALWDIFRREDVTKLQRYLRNHSKEFRHTYCSPVEKVVHPIHDQTFYLTIEHKRSLKEEFGIEPWTFEQKRGEAVFIPAGCPHQVRNLKSCTKVALDFVSPENIGECFRLMEEFRKLPKNHRAREDKLEIKKITLHAINQAVKDLEDLTCSKK encoded by the exons ATGGCGATACTTGCACCGGCAAATAGTATGCAGAGCTTAATACAGACTTCAGAAGTTGGTTGGAATTTTTCAGTGGAAACAAAAAGACTTCAAGGATTCTCCCTGACACAAAAAAGAACTTCCATTAACAGGAAAAGGAAGAGAGTTGGAGAAATACCGGTTTTTGATGTTCCTAAGAAAGAACCGTGTAATCAAAGGAGTGCAAGAGTATCAAAAATGGTTCTTTCTGATGAGTCAGAAGAGGAGCAGCTTCCACCAAAGAAAATGGGGGAGCGACAACGGTTTAAACGCGCAAAATTGAGAATGGTTCTCTCTGACGAGTCAGAAGAAGGGCAGATTCCATCAAAGAAGCAAAGAGTGCGACTGAGTTTTGATAGCGAGGAAGTTACAAGGACTACTAGAAGGTCAAGATGTTCAGTAGAGAAAAATTCGGACCCAGAAAGTTTAACTTCTACTTCTTCTACATcagtttcttcctcttcttcctctagcATAGCAGCAAATGAGGAAAATATCGCGAAGACGCGCAGCATGAGGAAAGCCAAGGCAAGAAAT GATACAACAAATAAGAATGGGGAGAAGAAGCGAGTGAGGTGTCATCAATGTAACAGAAATGACAGAAAAACTGTTGTTCAATGCGACAATTGTAAACAATCACTATACTGTATCCAGTGCATCAGGAAATG GTATCCTGAGTTATCAGAGGTGGAAATTTTTGAGACTTGCCCACTTTGTCGTGGAAATTGCAACTGCAATCTATGCCTAATCAAACATAGAGCTTTCAAG AGCACCCAAGGGGATGTTGTCAAACCCAAAATAATCCAGCATGCTCAGTATTTGGTCCACTCTCTTCTTCCATTTCTGAAGCAAATTCATGAAGAGCAGTCTTTGGAGATGGAGGTTGAGGCTGGAATTCAAG GAATATCTTCGTCTGAAATACAACTGACAGAGGCACCATTTTACAGTGACGAGCGTGTTTACTG TAACAACTGTGCAACTTCAATTGTTGACCTACATAGGAGCTGCCAGAGCTGTACTTATGAGCTGTGTCTTAGCTGTTGCCGGGAGATTCGCAAAGGAAACCTTTTAGGTGGTGCCGATGAAGTATTATATAATTACTCATACCGAGGGTTTGACTATATGCACGGAGGGGATCCTCTATCAGAGTCATCTGATGTCAGCAGATGCATGGATCAGGTTGAGACATTTACTAAATGGTATTCCCATGATAATGGAGCTGTTCCTTGTCCTCCAAAAGAAATGGGTGGTTGTGGTAACCAAATTTTGGAGCTTAAGAGAATCTTTCCTAGCTATTGGATTCCGGATTTAAAAATCAAAGCCGAAGAAATAGAAAAAACTTACGAGGTTGGGCGGTCTCTCACCCATTACAACGTTATTACTACCAACAATGAGATGCTACGAAGAGCAGCTTCTAGAGAAAAATCTGATGACAATTTCTTATATTGTCCATCTTCAATGGATATACTAGATCTGGTCAGCTTCCAAAAACACTGGATTAAAGGGGAACCAGTAATCGTTCGCAATGTGCTTGCAAGGACAACTGGTTTGAGTTGGGAGCCAGACGTTATGTTACGTGCAATGTCTTGCAATGTGGATATGGAAACTGGCGCAGAACTGTCAGAAGAAGTGAAGGTTATCGACTGCCTTTCTGGTTGCGAG GTTCAAATTAGCGCTCAACAATTTTTCAAAGGGTATACAGCTGGTAGGGCATATAAAAACTCCTGGCCTGAGATGCTTAAGCTGAAGGATTGGCCCCCGTCTGCTAAATTTGAGGACTACTTGCCCCGTCACTCCGATGAATTCATCACTGCACTACCATTCCAAGAGTACACGGATCCCACCCATGGTTTACTTAATCTAGTGGTAAAGCTGCCAGATGAGTGTATAAAGCCAGATATGGGACCTAAAACATATATTGCTTACGGCATTGCTGAGGAGCTTGGAAGAGGGGATTCTGTTACCAAGCTTCACTGCGACATGTCTGATGCG GTGAATATATTGACACACACATCAGAAGTAGTTCTGACTGAGGAACAACGATCCAtagtgcaaatgcagaaaaagaaaCATAGAGCCCAGGATGCAAAGGAACGTCTAGGTCTAAGTCCAATGGATCAGGAAATCCAACATCGTAACATCGCAGCTGAAACTAATAGACcacgtgatgatgatgatgatattgcaAACCCAACTTTCCCAGGCTTCGCTCCACCTGAAGAGGAATCAGGTAGTGCTCTATGGGATATTTTTCGGAGAGAAGATGTTACCAAACTCCAAAGATACCTTAGAAATCACTCTAAAGAATTCAGACACACCTATTGTTCTCCAGTTGAGAAG GTAGTTCATCCCATTCACGATCAAACATTCTATTTGACTATTGAGCATAAAAGAAGCCTTAAGGAGGAATTCG GCATCGAACCATGGACATTTGAGCAAAAAAGAGGGGAGGCAGTCTTTATTCCTGCTGGGTGTCCACATCAAGTCAGAAACCTTAAG TCGTGTACAAAGGTTGCACTCGATTTCGTCTCTCCCGAAAACATTGGTGAATGCTTTAGATTGATGGAGGAATTTCGGAAACTTCCCAAGAATCACAGAGCCAGGGAAGATAAGCTTGAG ATTAAGAAAATCACACTTCACGCTATCAACCAAGCAGTGAAGGATTTAGAAGACCTGACCTGTTCAAAAAAGTAA
- the LOC113288027 gene encoding lysine-specific demethylase JMJ25-like isoform X2: protein MAILAPANSMQSLIQTSEVGWNFSVETKRLQGFSLTQKRTSINRKRKRVGEIPVFDVPKKEPCNQRSARVSKMVLSDESEEEQLPPKKMGERQRFKRAKLRMVLSDESEEGQIPSKKQRVRLSFDSEEVTRTTRRSRCSVEKNSDPESLTSTSSTSVSSSSSSSIAANEENIAKTRSMRKAKDTTNKNGEKKRVRCHQCNRNDRKTVVQCDNCKQSLYCIQCIRKWYPELSEVEIFETCPLCRGNCNCNLCLIKHRAFKSTQGDVVKPKIIQHAQYLVHSLLPFLKQIHEEQSLEMEVEAGIQGISSSEIQLTEAPFYSDERVYCNNCATSIVDLHRSCQSCTYELCLSCCREIRKGNLLGGADEVLYNYSYRGFDYMHGGDPLSESSDVSRCMDQVETFTKWYSHDNGAVPCPPKEMGGCGNQILELKRIFPSYWIPDLKIKAEEIEKTYEVGRSLTHYNVITTNNEMLRRAASREKSDDNFLYCPSSMDILDLVSFQKHWIKGEPVIVRNVLARTTGLSWEPDVMLRAMSCNVDMETGAELSEEVKVIDCLSGCEVQISAQQFFKGYTAGRAYKNSWPEMLKLKDWPPSAKFEDYLPRHSDEFITALPFQEYTDPTHGLLNLVVKLPDECIKPDMGPKTYIAYGIAEELGRGDSVTKLHCDMSDAVNILTHTSEVVLTEEQRSIVQMQKKKHRAQDAKERLGLSPMDQEIQHRNIAAETNRPRDDDDDIANPTFPGFAPPEEESGSALWDIFRREDVTKLQRYLRNHSKEFRHTYCSPVEKVVHPIHDQTFYLTIEHKRSLKEEFGIEPWTFEQKRGEAVFIPAGCPHQVRNLKSCTKVALDFVSPENIGECFRLMEEFRKLPKNHRAREDKLEIKKITLHAINQAVKDLEDLTCSKK, encoded by the exons ATGGCGATACTTGCACCGGCAAATAGTATGCAGAGCTTAATACAGACTTCAGAAGTTGGTTGGAATTTTTCAGTGGAAACAAAAAGACTTCAAGGATTCTCCCTGACACAAAAAAGAACTTCCATTAACAGGAAAAGGAAGAGAGTTGGAGAAATACCGGTTTTTGATGTTCCTAAGAAAGAACCGTGTAATCAAAGGAGTGCAAGAGTATCAAAAATGGTTCTTTCTGATGAGTCAGAAGAGGAGCAGCTTCCACCAAAGAAAATGGGGGAGCGACAACGGTTTAAACGCGCAAAATTGAGAATGGTTCTCTCTGACGAGTCAGAAGAAGGGCAGATTCCATCAAAGAAGCAAAGAGTGCGACTGAGTTTTGATAGCGAGGAAGTTACAAGGACTACTAGAAGGTCAAGATGTTCAGTAGAGAAAAATTCGGACCCAGAAAGTTTAACTTCTACTTCTTCTACATcagtttcttcctcttcttcctctagcATAGCAGCAAATGAGGAAAATATCGCGAAGACGCGCAGCATGAGGAAAGCCAAG GATACAACAAATAAGAATGGGGAGAAGAAGCGAGTGAGGTGTCATCAATGTAACAGAAATGACAGAAAAACTGTTGTTCAATGCGACAATTGTAAACAATCACTATACTGTATCCAGTGCATCAGGAAATG GTATCCTGAGTTATCAGAGGTGGAAATTTTTGAGACTTGCCCACTTTGTCGTGGAAATTGCAACTGCAATCTATGCCTAATCAAACATAGAGCTTTCAAG AGCACCCAAGGGGATGTTGTCAAACCCAAAATAATCCAGCATGCTCAGTATTTGGTCCACTCTCTTCTTCCATTTCTGAAGCAAATTCATGAAGAGCAGTCTTTGGAGATGGAGGTTGAGGCTGGAATTCAAG GAATATCTTCGTCTGAAATACAACTGACAGAGGCACCATTTTACAGTGACGAGCGTGTTTACTG TAACAACTGTGCAACTTCAATTGTTGACCTACATAGGAGCTGCCAGAGCTGTACTTATGAGCTGTGTCTTAGCTGTTGCCGGGAGATTCGCAAAGGAAACCTTTTAGGTGGTGCCGATGAAGTATTATATAATTACTCATACCGAGGGTTTGACTATATGCACGGAGGGGATCCTCTATCAGAGTCATCTGATGTCAGCAGATGCATGGATCAGGTTGAGACATTTACTAAATGGTATTCCCATGATAATGGAGCTGTTCCTTGTCCTCCAAAAGAAATGGGTGGTTGTGGTAACCAAATTTTGGAGCTTAAGAGAATCTTTCCTAGCTATTGGATTCCGGATTTAAAAATCAAAGCCGAAGAAATAGAAAAAACTTACGAGGTTGGGCGGTCTCTCACCCATTACAACGTTATTACTACCAACAATGAGATGCTACGAAGAGCAGCTTCTAGAGAAAAATCTGATGACAATTTCTTATATTGTCCATCTTCAATGGATATACTAGATCTGGTCAGCTTCCAAAAACACTGGATTAAAGGGGAACCAGTAATCGTTCGCAATGTGCTTGCAAGGACAACTGGTTTGAGTTGGGAGCCAGACGTTATGTTACGTGCAATGTCTTGCAATGTGGATATGGAAACTGGCGCAGAACTGTCAGAAGAAGTGAAGGTTATCGACTGCCTTTCTGGTTGCGAG GTTCAAATTAGCGCTCAACAATTTTTCAAAGGGTATACAGCTGGTAGGGCATATAAAAACTCCTGGCCTGAGATGCTTAAGCTGAAGGATTGGCCCCCGTCTGCTAAATTTGAGGACTACTTGCCCCGTCACTCCGATGAATTCATCACTGCACTACCATTCCAAGAGTACACGGATCCCACCCATGGTTTACTTAATCTAGTGGTAAAGCTGCCAGATGAGTGTATAAAGCCAGATATGGGACCTAAAACATATATTGCTTACGGCATTGCTGAGGAGCTTGGAAGAGGGGATTCTGTTACCAAGCTTCACTGCGACATGTCTGATGCG GTGAATATATTGACACACACATCAGAAGTAGTTCTGACTGAGGAACAACGATCCAtagtgcaaatgcagaaaaagaaaCATAGAGCCCAGGATGCAAAGGAACGTCTAGGTCTAAGTCCAATGGATCAGGAAATCCAACATCGTAACATCGCAGCTGAAACTAATAGACcacgtgatgatgatgatgatattgcaAACCCAACTTTCCCAGGCTTCGCTCCACCTGAAGAGGAATCAGGTAGTGCTCTATGGGATATTTTTCGGAGAGAAGATGTTACCAAACTCCAAAGATACCTTAGAAATCACTCTAAAGAATTCAGACACACCTATTGTTCTCCAGTTGAGAAG GTAGTTCATCCCATTCACGATCAAACATTCTATTTGACTATTGAGCATAAAAGAAGCCTTAAGGAGGAATTCG GCATCGAACCATGGACATTTGAGCAAAAAAGAGGGGAGGCAGTCTTTATTCCTGCTGGGTGTCCACATCAAGTCAGAAACCTTAAG TCGTGTACAAAGGTTGCACTCGATTTCGTCTCTCCCGAAAACATTGGTGAATGCTTTAGATTGATGGAGGAATTTCGGAAACTTCCCAAGAATCACAGAGCCAGGGAAGATAAGCTTGAG ATTAAGAAAATCACACTTCACGCTATCAACCAAGCAGTGAAGGATTTAGAAGACCTGACCTGTTCAAAAAAGTAA